The Candidatus Leptovillus gracilis sequence ATTCAGGTTGGCGCAGGCGGTGGTGATGATGCTGATGGGATTGTTCAGTTCGTGGGCGATGCTGGCGGTAAGTGTGCCCATGCCAGCCAGCCGTTGGGTGTGGGTCAGCGATTCGTTGAGGCGCTGAACATCTTGCAGGCTGGCGATGGCGATGAGTTTGTGCGCGCCGGTTTCGGCGGCGATGGGTGTAATGGTAAGCGCGACTGGCAGGGCACGGCCGTCGCGCCGCCGCAGCACCGTTTCTCGATGAATCTCCACATCGTCGGGCAGTTCCAGCGGCAGCAGTTGTTCCGGCCAAAAATCATGCAAATAACCGCCCACCAGTTCGACCACGGACGTGGCGAGCATGGTGGCGGCCGTCTGGTTGGCCGAGGTAATTACCCCGGCATCATTAATGACCAACGTACCGGAAGACATACTCTGCCACAGGTGGGTAAAAAACTGCGCGGGCGAATCGGTTTTTTCAGCCACCAGGGGGTTGATCATCATGCGAATTCCTCATTCCAAATGTCACCTGCCCGTAATAGCGGGCTGTTAGTAGCATACGCGACGGGGGGAGTATCGTCCGTATGCGCGCCGTAAATTCATCGTGAAGGGGCCGTGAAGGGAAACGGGGCGGAGCAGCAATGCTGCAATTCTGGTCAACCACAGTAAACGCAGCGCTGAACGGGTATAATGGATTGCATAACCTGATGACACCTCTGAACTATCGGCACATCTCTAATTTGATGGCGCAGCAGCCGCCGCGCCGCCGCCGGCTGTTTCTGCTGGCGGTGGTGGGAGCGATGTTGTTATTGATCGGCTTTTACGCGGTGACGGATGTGGCCCACCTGACGCATAACCATACGCTGGCCGGGGCGGATTGGGTGGGGTATGCAGTGTGTCATCGCATTACCGGGCGGTCGTTGGCGATTAACGGCCGTCAATTCCCCCTTTGCGCCCGCTGTACCGGCATGTACCTGGGCGTGTTCCTGGTGTTCCTGGTCTTATGGCTGGGTGGCCGACTGCGCTGGAGTTTGCTGCCCCCTTTCCCCATCTTGCTCACACTCATAGGATTTGTTGGGTTGATGGGCATTGACGGCGTCAATTCCTACCTCCACTTCTTCCCCAACGCGCCCCACATCTACGAACCGCGCAACTGGCTGCGCCTGCTAACCGGCATGGGGACCGGCCTGACCATGGGCCTCATCACCCTGCCCATGTTGGCGCAAACTCTGTGGCGGCAGCCGGTCTGGCAGGCGTCTGCGGCAGCCTGGCGGGACTTGTTAGAGATGGTGGTGGTGGCGGGCACGGCCGTTATCCTGCTGCTGAGCAACCAACCGACGATTTTGTACGTACTGGCGTTAGCCAGCACGGCCGGTTTGTTGATTGTCGTGACGGCGTTAAATACAGTGTCCCTGCTGTTGGTCTTGCGGCGGGACGGCCGGGCAGAGAGGGCGTGGGAAACGGCCGTGCCCCTGTTCATCGGTTTTATCCTGGCCTTGCTTGAACTCAGCGCCATCAGCCTGGTCCGTTTTCACTTCACCGGAACCATGACCGGTTTGCCGGGTTTGTGATTGGTTGGTTAACAAACAAACCACCCAAAGGAGAAAAATATGATTGAAGCCCTCGGCGGCATTGGCGCCGCATTTGGCCTGGCCGGCAGCGCCGGGCTAAACGCCTATATCCCCCTGCTCATTGTGGCTGTGGCCGCCCGCTATCCCCTGGCCGATCCGCTGCTGAAGCTTTCCGCCCCTTACGATATATTGAGCAATCCCGGGATCATCATCCTGTTGTCGGTGTTGCTGATTATCGAAATGTTGGTGGACAAGATTCCGGCCGTAGATACCTTAAACGACGGCATCCAGACCTTCATCCGGCCGGCGGCCGGGGCCATTCTGTTTGCCGCCAGCGCCAACGTCATCACCGACATCAGCCCGGTGATCACCCTGGCGGCTGGTTTAATGGTAGCCGGGGGTATCCACACCACCAAAGCTGTCACCCGTCCTATGATCACGGCGGCGACGGCCGGAACTGGCAATTGGGCCGTCAGTCTGGTGGAAGATGTGGTCGCCCTGTTTACCTCCATCCTGGCGCTGCTGCTGCCCATTATCACCGGAATCGCAGCGGCCGTTGCTTTGTTCTTTGCCGTCCGGCTTTACCGCCGACGTAAGAAAAAAGAGGGTATTGCATTTCGCTAAAGACCAACTGAATACTGACTTGTGGATACTGCTACTCACCCATACTCTGCGTTACCTGCGAATTGCGGCGTGCAGTGCGAAAACTAACCAGCTTTTTCTGATCCTCATCCCACAAACTCAAAAAAGTTGTCCGTAGGCTGGAAGAGAGCGTTAGTGTGGAAACGTTCTGTAACTCTGGGTTCTGCCTGTGGCATTCTTCCAGCCGGTAATTGGGGATGCGCGGGCTAAGGTGGTGGATGTGGTGGAAGCCGATGTTGCCGGTGAACCACTGCAATACTTTTGGCAGCTTGTAAAACGAGCTGCCCTTTAGCGCCGCCGCCGCATAATCCCACTCCTCACCGCCAGCCCAATAGGTGTCCTCAAACTGGTGCTGCACAAAAAAGAGCCAGGTTCCAACCGTGGAGGCAATAAAAATCAACGGCAAATGAACCAGCAAGAAGGGTCGAAAACCAATCACCAAACTGACCAGGGCGACAATAAGCACCAGAGCGAGATCGTTCGCCAGGACGTTTAGCTTTTCTTTGCGGCGGGCCAACGGGCCAGGGAAGCGGTACAAAACCAAAAACAGGACCAACGGCAAGATCAAAAAGAGGGTGATGGGATTGCGATAGAGCCGGTAGCGAATTTTACCGGCGAGCGGCGCGGCGTTGTATTCGTTGACGGTCATGGTATACACGTCGTGGACGTCGCGGCGGGCCAGGTTGCCGGCCGTGGCGTGGTGGACAGCGTGGCTTTTGCGCCATTGGTAATAAGGCGTCAGGGTAAACAAACCGCAGACAATGCCCAGATAGTCGTTGGCCTTGCGTGATGGGAAAAACGAGCCGTGCCCACAATCATGTTGAATGATGAAGATACGCACCAGCAGCCCGGCTGTCGGCAGCGCCAACAGCAAGGTAAGCCAGTAACTCACCTGTAAACTGAAATACATCACCACCCACAAGGCAAAAAAAGGTATAAATGTGTTGACGACCTGCCAGATGCTCTTTCGGGTATCGGCTGTTTGAAACGGCCGTACCATACTCTTCCAATTCAACTGCTCGGACGCCTTTACCGGGGATACAACCATGACTCCTCTCCTTTTCTAAAATTTAATCAGGCTAAACCTGTTGTTTTCCGCCAAGGGGATACTGCTATCGTGGTGCTGGACAACGGTCGTAAATCCGATAAACAGACCAGCCATCGTGCCAAAGACATGAATCCATGACAAATGTAACACGCTGGATAGAAATGGCAACATCAGAGAAGCGATTACTTAATTGTTTTTCATCCAGGCACAAGTGCTATTCGTGGCGCAGCGCCTGCACCGGGTCCAGGCTGGCCGCCCGCGCCGCCGGATAAAGGCCGGCCAGCAGCCCAATCAACGCCGCAAAAATCAACGCCCCAATCGCCAGCCAGAGAGGCACCACTGAGAGCTGACCGATGCCGGTGACGCCTTCGTTGATGAGGTAACGATGAGCCGCCCAATCCACCACCCGCCCCAACAGCGTACCCAAAATCAGACCAACCACACCGCCAATCAGGCCAATGAGCGCCGCCTCAGCGGTGAACATCAGCCGGATTTCGCCGGGCGCTGCCCCCAATGCCTTCAACACGCCAATCTCTCGCGTGCGTTCGTAGATAGCCATCATCATGGTGTTGGCGACGCCCAGGGCAGCCACCAGCAGCGCCAGCGCACCGACAGAGCCGAGCAGCGCTTGCAGCAGCGCCAATACCTGGTTGGCGGCGTCGAGGATGGTTGTCAGGGATTGGGCTTCCAGGTTGAGTTCCTGAATGGTTTCGGAAACGGCCGTTACCATCCCCAAATTCTCCGCCCGCACCACCGCCATATTGTACCCCTCTTGCTGCAAAATATCGGGGTTGTTAAACCACCAGGCTAACACTGCCGCCGTCTCGCCCAGACCCAGATCAATGGTGCGGCTGCTAAAACTCTGGCGCACCCCCACCACCGTCGTGGCGAATTCTTGCGTTTCACCGCGTGGCAGTTTGGCCGTCAGAACCACCGGCTGCCCGACCAGACTGGCATAATCTTGGCCGCCG is a genomic window containing:
- a CDS encoding fatty acid desaturase, with the translated sequence MVVSPVKASEQLNWKSMVRPFQTADTRKSIWQVVNTFIPFFALWVVMYFSLQVSYWLTLLLALPTAGLLVRIFIIQHDCGHGSFFPSRKANDYLGIVCGLFTLTPYYQWRKSHAVHHATAGNLARRDVHDVYTMTVNEYNAAPLAGKIRYRLYRNPITLFLILPLVLFLVLYRFPGPLARRKEKLNVLANDLALVLIVALVSLVIGFRPFLLVHLPLIFIASTVGTWLFFVQHQFEDTYWAGGEEWDYAAAALKGSSFYKLPKVLQWFTGNIGFHHIHHLSPRIPNYRLEECHRQNPELQNVSTLTLSSSLRTTFLSLWDEDQKKLVSFRTARRNSQVTQSMGE
- a CDS encoding DUF4126 domain-containing protein; translated protein: MIEALGGIGAAFGLAGSAGLNAYIPLLIVAVAARYPLADPLLKLSAPYDILSNPGIIILLSVLLIIEMLVDKIPAVDTLNDGIQTFIRPAAGAILFAASANVITDISPVITLAAGLMVAGGIHTTKAVTRPMITAATAGTGNWAVSLVEDVVALFTSILALLLPIITGIAAAVALFFAVRLYRRRKKKEGIAFR
- a CDS encoding DUF2085 domain-containing protein; translation: MTPLNYRHISNLMAQQPPRRRRLFLLAVVGAMLLLIGFYAVTDVAHLTHNHTLAGADWVGYAVCHRITGRSLAINGRQFPLCARCTGMYLGVFLVFLVLWLGGRLRWSLLPPFPILLTLIGFVGLMGIDGVNSYLHFFPNAPHIYEPRNWLRLLTGMGTGLTMGLITLPMLAQTLWRQPVWQASAAAWRDLLEMVVVAGTAVILLLSNQPTILYVLALASTAGLLIVVTALNTVSLLLVLRRDGRAERAWETAVPLFIGFILALLELSAISLVRFHFTGTMTGLPGL